From the bacterium genome, the window ATCATTGGAAAAACTTCAGTGGACAGTCTATTCCCACCTACTGTCCTGAAGTAAAGTGTACTCAAAAGCCAGAAGTAGGTGCCCATGTTCAGAAAGACAGTTCTAATGACAGCAGTTGGTATATCGTCCCGCTTTGTAAGACACACAATGGGGAAACAGGCAAATCTATAGATATCAGTGACAGCATAAAACTCGTATCGGCTAACGTCAGCGAGACCTGTGACAAGGAATTTTGATAATAAGAAATAATGGGATCAGGTCTTGTAATATAATAAAGGAAGAGAATGACAAACAAACAGGCAGAGCAAATAGCTAAACTACTCAACACTCAGAATCTCCTGGATAGAAAATATGACCAGAACAGCATTCTGGAGAAAAGAGACAGATTGATTACGAAAATAGATGAAAATGGAGATGTGATCGGCGTTGCAGAGGTCGAGGAGGTTCAATGGTACCAAGCCGAAATCAAACACCTTTCAGTTGATCCAAAATACCAAAGGAAAGGAATAGGGCGAGATTTGCTGAATCAAGCTGAGCATAGAGCGGTTACAATTGGCACTCGCATTGCTCAATGTACCATCCGAGACAATAATAAAGCCAGTATCAAGCTATTCTCGTCCTCCGGATACCAACACACGCTGACTTTCGTCAACCGAAACACTAGAAATCGAGTCATG encodes:
- a CDS encoding GNAT family N-acetyltransferase translates to MTNKQAEQIAKLLNTQNLLDRKYDQNSILEKRDRLITKIDENGDVIGVAEVEEVQWYQAEIKHLSVDPKYQRKGIGRDLLNQAEHRAVTIGTRIAQCTIRDNNKASIKLFSSSGYQHTLTFVNRNTRNRVMVLQKVIQ